One genomic segment of Nerophis lumbriciformis linkage group LG20, RoL_Nlum_v2.1, whole genome shotgun sequence includes these proteins:
- the LOC133619208 gene encoding uncharacterized protein: protein MDDYCSAKMATSAKREHERESTSSKSPTEIKTKDEDLQQLIGHTEELFPEPQGEGSTLKQEHPRSPHIKEEEEEFGITQEADLTKLSLTVVSVKTEDDEEKPKLDNLLAPLSDSEAEEEVEVTLSSDTDCEGDMRTHTDNKPSESSQKKSGTKCFSCSVCAKSFTLKNTLTVHMRTHTGEKPFECSVCGKTFSQKINLSAHMRSHTGEKPFNCSECGRNFAYNTHLTNHMRTHTGEKPFNCSVCGKRFSRKSELAIHIRTHTEEKPFNCSVCSKSFSQKPILIEHMRIHTGEKPYKCSVCGKNFTQKQTLTTHMRTHTGEKPYKCAVCGKNFSQKQTLTTHMRAHTGENPFNCSICGKAFYRELNLTRHMRTHTGEKPFKCTVCDKNISQKANLAAHMRTHTGEKPFKCLVCGQHFSQNIHLTVHMRTHTGEKPFMCLVCGKRCSRKSDLTTHMRTHTGEKPFDCSVCGQNFARKLYLTAHMRTHTGAKTYTCSVCGRGFSRKENLTGHMRTHTGEKPFKCSVCGGNFSLKTYLTGHMRTHTGEKSL, encoded by the exons atggacgactactgctctgctaagatggcgacgtccgctaaaagagaacatgaaagagaatcaacttccagcaaatcaccaacggagataaagacgaaagatgaag ACCTTCAGCAACTGATTGGTCATACGGAAGAACTTTTCCCTGAGCCGCAAGGTGaaggctccactttgaagcaagaGCATCCAAggtccccccacattaaagaggaagaggaggaatttGGGATAACTCAAGaagctgatctcaccaagttgtcattgactgttgtctctgtgaagactgaagatgatgaagagaaaccaaaactggacaacctcttagctccactatcagatagtgaggctgaagaggaggttgaagtaactttgagcagtgatacagactgtgaaggtgatatgaggactcacactgacaacaaaccgTCCGAAAGCTCCCAAAAAAAGAGCGGTACAAAATGTTTCAgttgctcagtttgtgctaaaagctTTACACTAAAGAACACTTtgacagtacacatgagaacgcacacaggagaaaaacctttcgagtgttcagtttgcggtaaaaCATTTTCTCAAAAGATCAATTTGTCAGCACACATGAGatcgcacacaggagaaaaaccctttaATTGTTCAGAGTGCGGTAGAAATTTTGCTTATAATACCCATTTAACAaaccacatgagaacacacactggagaaaaacctttcaactgttcagtttgtggtaaaagattTTCTCGCAAGAGTGAATTGGCAATACACATCCGAACACACACCGAAGAGAAACCATTCAATTGTTCAGTTTGCTCTAAAAGCTTCTCTCAAAAACCAATTTTGAttgaacacatgagaatacacacagggGAAAAACcatacaaatgttcagtttgtggtaaaaattTCACTCAAAAACAAACTTTGacaacacacatgagaacacacacaggagaaaaaccatacaAATGTGCAGTGTGTGGTAAAAACTTCTCTCAAAAACAAACTTTGACTACACACATGAgagcacacacaggagaaaacccatttaattgttcaatttGTGGTAAAGCATTTTATCGTGAACTCAATTTGACtaggcacatgagaacacacacaggagaaaaaccatttaaatgTACAGTTTGCGATAAAAATATATCTCAAAAGGCTAATTTGgcagcacacatgagaacacacacaggagagaaaccatTTAAATGTTTAGTTTGTGGTCAACATTTTTCCCAAAATATCCATTTGACTgtgcacatgagaacgcacacaggagaaaaaccattcatgtgtttagtttgtggtaaaagATGTTCTCGTAAGAGTGATTTGacaacacacatgagaacacacacaggagagaaacccTTTGATTGTTCGGTTTGTGGTCAAAACTTTGCCCGAAAACTATATTTGactgcacacatgagaacacacacaggagcaaAAACATATACATGTTCAGTTTGTGGGAGAGGTTTTTCACGCAAGGAAAATTtgactggacacatgagaacgcacactggagaaaaaccctttaaatgttcagtttgtggGGGGAACTTTTCTCTCAAGACTTATCTCAcaggacacatgagaacacacactggagaaaaaagcCTTTAA
- the LOC133619221 gene encoding uncharacterized protein, whose protein sequence is MDDYCYAKMATSCKSESERESTSSKSPTEIKTKDEDIQQLISHSEELSSELQGVRSTLKQETSQPPHIKKEEEELRITQEEADHTKFPLTVVSVKTEDDEEKPQVDNLLAPLSDSEAEDEVEVTLSSDADCEGDMRTHADKKHADCSKKKACKKTLSCMVCGTRCTKESRLAIHMRTHTGEKPFNCSVCSKSFSQNSGLTLHMRTHTGEKPCNCTVCGKSFSLKNPLIVHMRTHTGERPFNCSVCGKNFSHNSSLTEHLRTHTGEKTFLCSVCGKSFSRRRQLILHMRTHTGERPFNCSACCKSFSHRWNLTKHMRTHTVEKIFNCLVCCKSFSEKGDLTDHMKTHKGERQFNCSVCSKSFSTNGNLTQHMRTHTGEKIFNCSVCCKTFSQKGSLTYHMRTHTGERPFSCSVCSQSFSYKQGLTRHQMKHTGAKPFSCSVCGKSYTRRSRLSGHLRTHSK, encoded by the coding sequence ACATCCAGCAACTGATTAGTCATTCTGAAGAACTTTCGTCTGAGCTGCAGGGGGTCAgatccactttgaagcaggagacttcACAGCCACctcacattaaaaaggaagaggaggaactccgGATCACTCAGGAGGAAGCTGAtcacaccaagtttccactgactgttgtctctgtgaagactgaggatgatgaagagaaaccacaagtagacaacctcttagctccactatcagatagtgaggctgaagacgaggttgaagtaaCGTTGAGCAGCGATGCAGACTGTGAAGGTGACATGAGGACTCACGCTGACAAAAAACACGCCGACTGCTCGAAAAAGAAGGCGTGTAAAAAAACTTTGAGCTGCATGGTTTGTGGTACAAGATGTACAAAAGAGAGCCGTTTGGctatacacatgagaacacacacaggagaaaaaccatttaattgttcagtttgcagtaaaagcttttctcaaaatagcggtTTGACgctacacatgagaacgcacacaggagaaaaaccatgtaATTGCACAGTTTGCGGTAAAAGCTTTTCTCTAAAGAATCCGTTGATTGTACACATGAGAACGCATACAGGGGAAAGACCattcaattgctctgtttgtGGTAAAAACTTTTCGCACAACAGCAGTTTGACTGAacacttgagaacacacacaggagaaaaaacgttcctttgttcagtttgcggtaaaagcttttctcgaaGAAGACAATTGAttctacacatgagaacacacacaggagagaggccatttaattgttcagcttGCTGTAAAAGCTTTTCTCATAGGTGGAATTTGaccaaacacatgagaacacacacagtcgAAAAGATATTCAATTGCTTAGTTTGTTGCAAAAGCTTTTCTGAAAAGGGTGATTTGACTgaccacatgaaaacacacaaagGAGAAAGacaatttaattgttcagtttgcagTAAAAGCTTTTCTACAAAtggcaatttgactcaacacatgagaacacacaccggagaaaaaatatttaattgttcagtttgttgcAAAACCTTTTCTCAAAAGGGCAGTTTGACTTACCACATGAGAACTCACACTGGAGAAAGACCATTTAGTTGCTCAGTGTGTAGTCAAAGCTTTTCTTACAAACAGGGTTTGACACGACACCAAATGAAACACACGGGAGCGAAACCATTCagctgttcagtttgtggcaaaagctataCTCGAAGGAGCCGTTTGTCCGGTCACCTAAGAACACATAGTaagtag